Proteins encoded within one genomic window of Trichomycterus rosablanca isolate fTriRos1 chromosome 7, fTriRos1.hap1, whole genome shotgun sequence:
- the LOC134318038 gene encoding NACHT, LRR and PYD domains-containing protein 3-like, which produces MISDCTAEGEDEDEEDTSSMRQEVLKITQHILKNMDQPDLANNLQKKLELVTAYQIKLKTKLLSKYKRINEGISQHGGSALLNEIYTELYITEGWNQDVNNEHEVRQIEAASRRPAAQEKPIKCNDLFRDASIRTVLTKGIAGIGKTVSVQKCVLDWAEGKANQDVLFMFPLPFRELNLMKQKNLSLMELLHYFFPEVKELLHIDCESHKVVLIFDGLDECRLPLNFQNNQNLCDVTESASLDVLLTNLIKGNLLPSALLWITTRPGAANQISPECVDQVTEVRGFSDPQKEEYFKKRISDENLASKIISHIKSTRSIYIMCHIPVFCWISATVLERMLDEAEIVEIPKTLTQMFTHFLIFQLKHKDRKYHGNRDLDPHKTRETILALGKLAFQQLEKGNLIFYEDDLRDCGVDVREVSVCLGVCTQIFRKEFGLYLGKVFSFVHLSVQEFLAALFAFFCFINKNKTREQTTELSDLFNNSNLSEFLKSAVNKALQSENGHLDLFLRFLLGLSLEANQTLLHGLLPQTGSSSHSKEETIEYIKRMIRENSSPEKSINLFHCLNELNDDSLVQEVQTYLHRGGDCCLRKSVLSFSQWSAIVFVLLNSQQKLDVFDLRKYDTSDDCFLNLLPVVKASKKAELTDCNLTSESFAALCSVLSSKSSSLMDLELSNNNLQDSGVKLLSAGLMDPDCKLEILRLDDCNLTEESCGALSSVLSSKSSSLRELNLSNNNLQDSGVKLLSAGLENPDCKLEILMLCECNMSEESCGALSSVLSSNSSSLRELNLSNNNLQDSGVKLLSAGLKIPHCNLEMLRLTGCSVGDEGCAALASALKSNPSSQLRELNLYSNKAGTSGVKLLFDLQNDPQYKLEKILTELRPVSVSNVDLDDDDGDLFDEDDDQYDENDDQYDEDDDQDDEDDDRDDEDDDRDDEDDDRYDEDDEDYDQYDNDEEDDYMHDDDDE; this is translated from the exons ATGATTTCAGATTGTACAGCGGAAGGTGAGGAcgaggatgaggaggatacaAGCAGTATGAGACAGGAAGTGCTGAAGATCACCCAGCACATCCTGAAGAACATGGACCAGCCAGATCTTGCTAACAATCTGCAGAAAA AACTGGAACTGGTCACTGCATATCAGATaaaactcaaaactaaactgctATCAAAATATAAAAGGATTAATGAAGGAATCTCCCAGCATGGAGGCTCAGCACTTCTGAATGAGATCTACACTGAGCTCTACATCACCGAGGGCTGGAATCAAGACGTCAATAATGAACACGAGGTCAGACAGATTGAAGCGGCGTCCAGGAGACCAGCAGCGCAGGAGAAACCCATTAAATGCAACGATCTCTTCAGAGACGCGTCCATCAGAACTGTTCTGACCAAAGGAATTgctggaattggaaaaacagtctCGGTGCAGAAGTGTGTTCTGGACTGGGCTGAAGGGAAAGCAAACCAGGACGTTCTCTTCATGTTCCCGcttccttttagagagctgaaCCTGATGAAGCAGAAGAACCTCAGTCTGATGGAGCTCCTGCATTATTTTTTTCCAGAAGTAAAAGAATTACTTCATATAGACTGTGAGAGCCACAAAGTCGTGTTGATctttgatggtctggatgagtgtcgacTTCCTCTGAACTTCCAGAACAATCAGAACTTGTGTGATGTAACAGAATCAGCCTCATTAGATGTTCTGCTTACAAACCTCATCAAGGGGAACCTGCTTCCCTCGGCTCTCCTCTGGATCACCACTCGACCAGGAGCAGCTAATCAGATTTCTCCTGAGTGTGTAGACCAGGTAACAGAGGTACGAGGGTTCAGTGACCCTCAGAAAGAGGAATACTTCAAGAAGAGGATCAGTGATGAGAACCTGGCCAGTAAAATCATCTCACACATAAAGTCTACAAGAAGCAtctacatcatgtgtcacattccagtCTTCTGCTGGATTTCTGCCACTGTTCTGGAGAGAATGCTGGATGAAGCAGAAATTGTGGAGatccccaaaactctgactcaGATGTTCACCCACTTTCTGATCTTCCAGCTCAAGCACAAGGATCGAAAGTACCATGGGAACCGTGATCTTGATCCTCACAAGACCAGAGAGACGATTCTAGCACTGGGAAAACTGGCTTTCCAACAACTGGAGAAAGGAAACTTGATCTTCTACGAGGACGACCTGAGAGATTGTGGTGTAGATGTCAGAGAAGTGTCAGTGTGCTTGGGTGTGTGCACCCAGATCTTCAGAAAGGAGTTTGGGCTCTATCTGGGGAAGGTCTTCAGCTTTGTACATCTGAGCGTTCAGGAGTTTCTGgctgctttatttgcatttttctgcttcataaataaaaataaaaccagaGAACAAACCACTGAACTGTCTGATCTCTTCAACAACTCAAACCTGTCTGAGTTCCTGAAGAGTGCAGTGAACAAGGCCTTACAGAGTGAAAATGGACACTTGGACCTTTTCCTTCGGTTTCTTCTGGGTCTCTCACTGGAGGCTAATCAGACTCTCTTACATGGTCTGCTGCCACAGACAGGAAGTAGCTCTCACAGCAAAGAGGAAACCATCGAGTACATCAAGAGGATGATCAGGGAGAATTCCTCTCCAGAGAAATCCATCAACCTGTTCCACTGCCTGAATGAACTCAATGATGATTCTCTGGTGCAGGAAGTCCAAACTTACCTGCACAGAGGAGGTGACTGTTGCCTCAGGAAAAGcgttctctctttttctcagtGGTCGGctattgtgtttgtgttgctgaacTCACAACAgaagctggatgtttttgatttGAGAAAATACGACACCTCTGATGATTGTTTTCTGAATCTCCTACCAGTGGTTAAAGCATCAAAAAAGGCTGA ACTCACTGATTGTAACCTGACAAGTGAAAGCTTTGCAGCTCTGTGTTCAGTTCTCAGTTCAAAATCCTCCAGTCTGATGGATCTGGAGTTGAGTAACAACAACCTGCAGGACTCAGGagtaaagctgctctctgctggactgatgGATCCcgactgtaaactggagatactgag GTTGGATGATTGCAATCTAACAGAAGAAAGCTGTGGAGCTCTGTCCTCCGTCCTCAGTTCTAAATCGTCCAGTCTGAGAGAACTAAACCTGAGTAACAACAACCTGCAGGACTCGGGAGTGAAgttgctctctgctggactggagaatccagactgtaaactggagatactgat GCTGTGCGAGTGTAATATGTCAGAAGAAAGCTGTGGAGCTCTGTCCTCGGTTCTCAGttcaaactcctccagtctgagagAACTGAACCTGAGTAACAACAACCTGCAGGactcaggagtgaagctgctctctgctggactgaagaTCCCACACTGTAATCTGGAGATGCTGAG GTTGACCGGTTGTAGTGTTGGTGATGAAGGTTGtgctgctctggcttcagcacTGAAATCAAACCCATCATCACAGCTGAGGGAACTGAATCTGTACTCCAATAAAGCAGGAACTTCAGGAGTCAAGCTGCTCTTCGATCTACAAAATGATCCTCAATATAAACTGGAGAAAATACT CACCGAATTACGACCTGTATCTGTCAGTAATGTGGATTTGGACGATGATGATGGAGATCTATTTGATGAGGATGACGATCAATATGATGAGAATGACGATCAATATGATGAGGATGACGATCaagatgatgaggatgatgatcgagatgatgaggatgatgatcgagatgatgaggatgatgatcgatatgatgaggatgatgaggatTACGATCAATATGATaatgatgaggaggatgattATAtgcatgatgatgatgatgagtag